The Kitasatospora setae KM-6054 genome contains a region encoding:
- a CDS encoding PhzF family phenazine biosynthesis protein has translation MRIRIVDAFTDRPFGGNPAAVVLLDSAGFPADDWLQRVAAEVNLSETAFAHPLPPGGDADWALRWFTPVTEVDMCGHATLATAHVLHTTGTATGPVRFTARCGILTAETGPDGAVTMDFPTSDLTPVAVPDGLAAALGAEPVAVRDTSADVGDLLVELADERTVRALAPDFAALVARPLSARGIIATALAEDPDGAYQFVSRCFFPAYGIDEDPVTGSAHTALAPYWSARLRRDDLTGHQGGRRTGLVRTRLRGPRTLLTGRAVTVVDGELHA, from the coding sequence ATGCGGATTCGAATCGTCGACGCCTTCACCGACCGCCCGTTCGGCGGCAACCCGGCCGCGGTCGTGCTGCTGGACTCCGCCGGCTTCCCGGCGGACGACTGGCTGCAGCGGGTGGCCGCCGAGGTCAACCTCTCCGAGACGGCCTTCGCCCACCCGCTGCCGCCCGGCGGGGACGCGGACTGGGCGCTGCGCTGGTTCACGCCCGTCACCGAGGTGGACATGTGCGGCCACGCCACCCTGGCCACCGCGCACGTCCTGCACACCACCGGCACGGCCACCGGCCCGGTCCGGTTCACCGCCCGCTGCGGGATCCTGACCGCCGAGACCGGGCCCGACGGCGCGGTCACCATGGACTTCCCCACCTCCGACCTCACCCCCGTCGCGGTGCCGGACGGGCTGGCCGCGGCGCTCGGCGCCGAGCCGGTCGCGGTCCGGGACACCTCGGCCGACGTCGGCGACCTGCTGGTCGAACTCGCCGACGAGAGGACCGTCCGCGCACTGGCCCCCGACTTCGCCGCGCTGGTCGCCCGGCCGCTCTCCGCCCGCGGCATCATCGCCACCGCCCTCGCCGAGGACCCCGACGGCGCCTACCAGTTCGTCTCGCGCTGCTTCTTCCCCGCCTACGGCATCGACGAGGACCCGGTCACCGGCAGCGCCCACACCGCCCTCGCCCCGTACTGGTCCGCCCGCCTGCGCCGCGACGACCTCACCGGCCACCAGGGCGGCCGCCGCACCGGCCTGGTCCGCACCCGCCTGCGCGGCCCCCGCACCTTGCTCACCGGCCGCGCCGTCACCGTCGTCGACGGCGAACTGCACGCCTGA
- a CDS encoding serine hydrolase domain-containing protein, whose product MNENALRPHRAHRLREDRQTDRPTGRRTDRRTGRRPGREAGRGVTAVTVAALAAAVVAGVLAPGSASAAPRPDATRQRLDALVKADGVPGALATVKGRDGRSRTYTAGVGDAVTGAKVPVDGQVRIGSNTKAFTAVVVLQLVAEGRVGLDASVDTYLPGLLRGDGVDGRNITVRQLLQHTSGLPEYVDTEGVLADPGRYFEPRELLDAALARKAHFAPGARWEYNNTNYLVAGLIIQKVTGRPLGEEITKRVVDRIGLRHTYFPAPGETTIREAHPKGYLRAADGSLRDYTKLDPSWGWAAGAMVSTNSDLNAFYGALLGGRLLPAAQLAQMRSTVPAELLGPGVRYGLGLISRPLSCGGVAWGHGGALPGYETFGGTTDDGRAASIAVTGFPAGEEVGKHADQAVDEALCG is encoded by the coding sequence GTGAACGAGAACGCACTGCGCCCGCACCGCGCCCACCGCCTCCGCGAGGACCGGCAAACCGATCGGCCCACCGGCCGACGCACCGATCGGCGCACCGGCCGACGCCCCGGCCGGGAGGCCGGCCGGGGCGTCACCGCGGTGACCGTGGCCGCGCTGGCCGCCGCCGTGGTGGCCGGAGTCCTGGCGCCGGGCTCGGCCTCGGCCGCGCCCCGGCCGGACGCGACCCGGCAGCGCCTCGACGCGCTGGTGAAGGCGGACGGGGTGCCCGGCGCCCTCGCCACCGTCAAGGGGCGGGACGGCCGCAGCCGCACCTACACGGCCGGCGTCGGCGACGCGGTGACCGGCGCCAAGGTCCCGGTGGACGGGCAGGTGCGGATCGGCAGCAACACCAAGGCGTTCACCGCCGTCGTGGTCCTCCAGCTGGTCGCGGAGGGCCGGGTCGGCCTGGACGCGAGCGTCGACACCTACCTGCCCGGCCTGCTGCGCGGCGACGGCGTCGACGGCCGGAACATCACGGTCCGTCAACTGCTCCAGCACACCAGCGGCCTGCCCGAGTACGTGGACACCGAGGGCGTGCTCGCCGACCCCGGACGGTACTTCGAGCCGCGCGAACTCCTCGACGCCGCGCTGGCCCGGAAGGCCCACTTCGCGCCCGGCGCCCGGTGGGAGTACAACAACACCAACTACCTGGTCGCCGGCCTGATCATCCAGAAGGTGACCGGCCGCCCGCTCGGCGAGGAGATCACCAAGCGGGTCGTCGACCGGATCGGCCTGCGCCACACCTACTTCCCCGCCCCCGGCGAGACGACGATCCGCGAGGCGCACCCCAAGGGCTACCTGCGGGCCGCCGACGGATCGCTGCGCGACTACACGAAGCTCGACCCGTCCTGGGGCTGGGCGGCCGGCGCGATGGTGTCCACCAACAGCGACCTCAACGCCTTCTACGGCGCGCTGCTCGGCGGCCGACTGCTGCCCGCCGCCCAGCTCGCCCAGATGCGCAGCACCGTGCCCGCCGAACTGCTCGGCCCCGGCGTCCGCTACGGCCTCGGCCTGATCAGCCGCCCGCTCTCCTGCGGCGGGGTCGCCTGGGGGCACGGCGGGGCGCTCCCCGGCTACGAGACCTTCGGCGGCACCACCGACGACGGCCGCGCCGCGAGCATCGCCGTGACCGGGTTCCCGGCCGGCGAGGAGGTCGGCAAGCACGCGGACCAGGCCGTGGACGAGGCGCTCTGCGGCTGA
- a CDS encoding acetylxylan esterase, whose protein sequence is MAFLSMNLSELREHRPARTEPDDFAAFWAGTLAEARAVPARLDTVAVETGLATVTVEDVTFPGYAGQPIKGWLVRPRGAGGPLPAVVSYVGYGGGRGLAHEHLLWASAGYAHLVMDTRGQGGGWAVGDTSDEAPSAGPAHPGSMTRGVLDPAAYYYRRLYTDAVRAVDAVRTHPGIDPERVLVAGSSQGGGLALAVAGLVPDLAGVVAEVPFLQHIRRATEITDAFPYKEVADFCKVHRDKVETVFATLAYVDGLHFAARATAPALYSVALMDEVCPPETVFASYHHYRGPKEIAVYPYNGHEGGGAHHVPAMLAFAAKVL, encoded by the coding sequence ATGGCCTTCCTCTCGATGAACCTGTCCGAGCTGCGCGAACACCGGCCGGCCCGGACCGAACCCGACGACTTCGCCGCCTTCTGGGCGGGCACCCTGGCCGAGGCCAGGGCCGTCCCCGCCCGGCTGGACACCGTCGCGGTCGAGACCGGACTGGCCACCGTCACGGTCGAGGACGTCACCTTCCCCGGGTACGCGGGGCAGCCGATCAAGGGCTGGCTGGTGCGTCCGCGCGGGGCCGGGGGGCCGCTGCCGGCGGTGGTGAGCTACGTCGGGTACGGCGGCGGCCGGGGCCTGGCGCACGAGCACCTGCTGTGGGCGAGCGCGGGGTACGCGCACCTGGTGATGGACACCCGGGGGCAGGGCGGCGGGTGGGCGGTCGGCGACACCTCCGACGAGGCGCCCAGCGCGGGCCCGGCCCACCCCGGCTCGATGACCCGGGGCGTGCTCGACCCGGCCGCCTACTACTACCGGCGGCTCTACACCGACGCGGTGCGCGCCGTGGACGCCGTCCGCACCCACCCCGGGATCGACCCGGAACGGGTGCTGGTGGCGGGCAGCAGCCAGGGCGGCGGGCTGGCCCTGGCCGTCGCGGGCCTGGTGCCGGACCTGGCCGGGGTGGTCGCTGAGGTGCCGTTCCTCCAGCACATCCGGCGCGCCACCGAGATCACCGACGCCTTCCCGTACAAGGAGGTCGCCGACTTCTGCAAGGTCCACCGCGACAAGGTGGAGACCGTCTTCGCCACCCTCGCCTACGTCGACGGCCTGCACTTCGCGGCCCGCGCCACCGCCCCGGCGCTGTACTCGGTCGCGCTGATGGACGAGGTGTGCCCGCCGGAGACCGTCTTCGCCTCCTACCACCACTACCGCGGCCCGAAGGAGATCGCGGTCTACCCGTACAACGGCCACGAGGGCGGCGGCGCGCACCACGTCCCCGCGATGCTGGCCTTCGCGGCGAAGGTGCTCTGA
- a CDS encoding PD-(D/E)XK nuclease family protein, which produces MSTDIDGHGVTPARPPGVADRPAPHLRVPDVTPAPPTGGPNPPPRPPWWEENVGAGRWAGVEADLLALPRSRRADRSPTPLQILGARRRESSHEHYLAFLLDPREDHGLGAGLLAALLELAGRPDLAADPRLDRTRLHRQVSGDASRPDLVATGPAASVVVELKIDAPEGHRQTTRQADDFAGLAQSAVFVYLTPDGTAPGDGRFRPVAQRDLAGRLARLLARTSTGPDAAGPDGAGPGAAGRRHAEDYLNDLEAVVGISTDDDEDARFWATHRTALLAAQAATRRLLTRLPAHTGVALAALADGLGADLVVGHVDYTTSGGHAESAVVLSRPGWLADGVPQLGFGLGIRRRSGGTQGPDLDGAAQHPFHGIYCTHPAVRAELGRRLAHRGWGGHWAWWQYAELTPQPAGTGFLDHNAANVGAAVRDSWLDHIAAVDALWAARHTL; this is translated from the coding sequence ATGAGCACGGACATCGACGGGCACGGGGTCACGCCCGCCCGCCCACCGGGCGTTGCGGACCGCCCCGCACCGCACCTCCGGGTCCCGGACGTGACCCCCGCCCCACCGACGGGCGGTCCCAACCCGCCCCCGCGCCCGCCCTGGTGGGAAGAGAACGTCGGGGCGGGCCGCTGGGCCGGTGTCGAGGCCGACCTGCTGGCGCTGCCGCGCTCCCGGCGGGCCGACCGCTCGCCGACCCCGCTGCAGATCCTCGGCGCGCGGCGGCGGGAGAGCAGCCACGAGCACTACCTGGCGTTCCTCCTCGATCCGCGGGAGGACCACGGCTTGGGCGCGGGCCTGCTGGCCGCCCTGCTGGAACTGGCGGGCCGCCCCGATCTGGCCGCCGACCCGCGCCTCGACCGCACCCGGCTGCACCGGCAGGTCTCCGGCGACGCCAGCCGGCCGGACCTGGTCGCCACCGGCCCCGCAGCTTCGGTGGTCGTCGAGTTGAAGATCGACGCCCCGGAAGGCCACCGGCAGACGACCCGTCAGGCGGACGACTTCGCCGGTCTGGCGCAGTCGGCCGTGTTCGTCTACCTCACCCCGGACGGCACCGCACCGGGCGACGGGCGCTTCCGCCCCGTCGCACAGCGCGACTTGGCCGGACGCCTGGCCCGGCTGCTCGCCCGGACCAGCACGGGGCCCGACGCCGCAGGACCCGACGGCGCAGGACCGGGCGCCGCGGGGCGCCGACATGCCGAGGACTACCTGAACGACCTGGAGGCCGTGGTGGGCATCAGCACCGACGACGACGAGGACGCCCGTTTCTGGGCCACCCACCGCACCGCGCTGCTGGCCGCGCAGGCCGCGACCCGGCGGCTGCTGACGCGCCTTCCGGCACACACCGGCGTCGCGCTGGCCGCCCTCGCCGACGGCCTCGGGGCGGACCTCGTCGTCGGACACGTCGACTACACGACGTCCGGCGGCCACGCGGAGAGCGCCGTCGTCCTCAGCCGCCCCGGCTGGCTGGCCGACGGCGTCCCGCAGCTCGGCTTCGGCCTCGGGATCCGCCGCAGGAGCGGCGGCACCCAGGGCCCCGACCTGGACGGGGCGGCCCAGCACCCGTTCCACGGCATCTACTGCACCCACCCGGCAGTGCGCGCGGAACTCGGACGCCGCCTCGCCCACCGGGGCTGGGGAGGGCACTGGGCCTGGTGGCAGTACGCGGAGTTGACTCCGCAACCGGCGGGCACCGGCTTCCTCGACCACAACGCGGCGAACGTCGGTGCCGCGGTCCGCGACAGCTGGCTTGATCACATCGCCGCGGTCGACGCGCTGTGGGCCGCGCGCCACACCCTCTGA
- a CDS encoding DUF4937 domain-containing protein, with product MWGKWIGCRVPVAARGRFATAQAAWPAIGDQPGLLGQVGGWDPDGGGALLLGLWADEGAYLRFMRDRHAAVAADSRRSADERHGRAGSGAGYTAIDAAAGEVVLDMPGDAAGLPQALERAALLRVADCRLAPGRGRHFLDVQREVWAPGMAAAGGMLAGVVVRLGEDRHLVATLWSDPAAHRRYADRHLPALRARAVPEDDLRSVSGGALPLEPAWRVLPTGRPRR from the coding sequence ATGTGGGGCAAGTGGATCGGGTGCCGGGTGCCGGTGGCCGCGCGGGGGCGGTTCGCCACGGCACAGGCCGCCTGGCCGGCGATCGGCGACCAGCCCGGACTGCTCGGGCAGGTCGGCGGCTGGGACCCGGACGGCGGCGGCGCCCTGCTGCTGGGCCTGTGGGCTGACGAGGGCGCCTACCTGCGCTTCATGCGCGACCGGCACGCCGCCGTGGCCGCCGACAGTCGGCGGAGCGCGGACGAGCGGCACGGCCGGGCCGGCAGCGGGGCCGGCTACACCGCGATCGACGCCGCCGCCGGCGAGGTCGTCCTCGACATGCCGGGGGACGCGGCCGGCCTGCCGCAGGCGCTGGAGCGGGCCGCGCTGCTGCGGGTCGCGGACTGTCGGCTGGCGCCCGGTCGCGGGAGGCACTTCCTCGACGTCCAGCGCGAGGTGTGGGCGCCCGGCATGGCGGCGGCCGGGGGCATGCTGGCGGGGGTCGTCGTCCGGCTGGGGGAGGACCGCCACCTGGTCGCGACCCTGTGGTCCGACCCGGCGGCCCACCGCCGCTACGCCGACCGGCACCTGCCGGCCCTGAGGGCCAGGGCCGTCCCCGAGGACGACCTCCGGTCGGTGAGCGGCGGCGCCCTGCCGCTGGAACCGGCCTGGCGGGTCCTGCCGACCGGCCGTCCGAGGAGGTGA
- a CDS encoding TetR/AcrR family transcriptional regulator encodes MPLRRIPPASRSKISPAREREFFEAVLDEVRTHGYQAVTMEGVAARTRCGKSTLYRHWGGKARLVAAALRAGREPRCAGIDTGSLAGDLRRVAAAAGAWSDHDTSLLQALGYAVMTDSDLRDAVRETVIAPELAALEALLRRGVRRGEVAADHPALEFVPGMIFGMTRIRPLFSDRPADAAYLARYVEAAVLPALGLT; translated from the coding sequence GTGCCGCTCCGCCGGATCCCCCCCGCGTCCCGCTCGAAGATCAGCCCCGCGCGCGAGCGGGAGTTCTTCGAGGCGGTGCTGGACGAGGTCCGCACCCACGGCTACCAGGCCGTCACCATGGAGGGCGTGGCCGCCCGCACCCGGTGCGGCAAGTCGACGCTCTACCGGCACTGGGGCGGCAAGGCCCGGCTCGTCGCGGCCGCCCTGCGGGCCGGACGGGAGCCGCGCTGCGCGGGCATCGACACCGGTTCGCTGGCCGGCGACCTGCGCCGGGTCGCCGCGGCCGCCGGCGCCTGGTCCGACCACGACACCAGCCTGCTCCAGGCCCTCGGCTACGCGGTGATGACCGACAGCGACCTGCGCGACGCGGTCCGGGAGACCGTGATCGCCCCCGAGCTCGCGGCCCTGGAAGCCCTCCTGCGACGCGGCGTGCGCCGCGGCGAGGTGGCCGCCGACCACCCGGCCCTGGAGTTCGTCCCCGGCATGATCTTCGGCATGACCCGGATCCGCCCCCTGTTCTCCGACCGCCCCGCCGACGCCGCGTACCTGGCGCGCTACGTGGAGGCCGCCGTCCTGCCCGCCCTCGGCCTGACCTGA
- a CDS encoding serine hydrolase domain-containing protein, translating into MNEHPPRRTARRIRAVRHAMTATAAAGLALTALVPTSASASASASAAPAAAPRPDVVQQRLDALVKADGMPAALATVKGRDGRSRTYTAGVGDLATGAGVPVDGQIRAGSNTKAFTAVVVLQLVAEGRVGLDASVDTYLPGLLRGDGVDGRNITVRQLLQHTSGLPDYMLAPALLDFTTIQYRYFEPRELLDGALAQRAVFAPGTGWGYSNTNYLVAGLLIQKVTGRPYAEEVTRRVIDRIGLRHTYLPATGETALREPHPHGYLNTGDTGEPASGARLVDYTEMDSSMAWAAGAVVSTNSDLNAFYGALLGGRLLPAAQLAQMRSTVPAELLGPGVRYGLGIQSRPLSCGGLVWGHGGTAPGHRSRGGVTEDGRAANITVTTVPEPPAAEHVTDAVDAALCR; encoded by the coding sequence ATGAACGAACACCCCCCGCGCCGCACGGCGCGCCGCATCCGCGCGGTCCGGCACGCGATGACGGCCACGGCCGCCGCCGGACTCGCGCTGACCGCCCTCGTCCCGACCTCAGCCTCAGCCTCAGCCTCAGCCTCAGCCGCGCCCGCCGCCGCACCGCGCCCGGACGTCGTGCAGCAGCGCCTCGACGCGCTGGTGAAGGCGGACGGGATGCCCGCCGCCCTCGCCACCGTCAAGGGGCGGGACGGCCGCAGCCGCACCTACACCGCCGGCGTCGGCGACCTGGCGACCGGGGCCGGGGTCCCGGTCGACGGGCAGATCCGGGCCGGCAGCAACACCAAGGCGTTCACCGCCGTCGTGGTCCTGCAACTGGTCGCGGAGGGCCGGGTCGGCCTGGACGCCAGCGTCGACACCTACCTGCCCGGCCTGCTGCGCGGCGACGGCGTCGACGGCCGGAACATCACGGTCCGTCAACTGCTCCAGCACACCAGCGGCCTGCCCGACTACATGCTCGCCCCGGCGCTGCTCGACTTCACCACCATCCAGTACCGGTACTTCGAGCCGCGCGAACTCCTCGACGGGGCACTGGCCCAGCGGGCGGTGTTCGCCCCCGGCACCGGCTGGGGGTACAGCAACACCAACTACCTGGTCGCCGGCCTGCTGATCCAGAAGGTGACCGGCCGCCCCTACGCCGAGGAGGTCACCAGGCGGGTCATCGACCGGATCGGCCTGCGCCACACCTACCTCCCCGCCACCGGGGAGACCGCCCTCCGCGAGCCCCACCCGCACGGCTACCTGAACACCGGCGACACCGGCGAACCCGCCTCGGGAGCGCGGCTGGTCGACTACACCGAGATGGACTCGTCGATGGCCTGGGCCGCGGGCGCCGTGGTGTCGACCAACAGCGACCTCAACGCGTTCTACGGCGCGCTGCTCGGCGGCCGACTGCTGCCCGCCGCCCAGCTCGCCCAGATGCGCAGCACCGTGCCCGCCGAGCTGCTCGGCCCCGGCGTCCGCTACGGCCTCGGGATCCAGAGCAGGCCGCTGAGCTGCGGCGGACTGGTCTGGGGCCACGGCGGCACCGCCCCGGGCCACCGGAGCCGGGGCGGCGTCACGGAGGACGGCCGGGCCGCGAACATCACCGTCACCACCGTCCCGGAGCCGCCCGCCGCCGAGCACGTGACCGACGCGGTCGACGCGGCGCTCTGCCGCTGA
- a CDS encoding DoxX family protein produces MSEELSRLAERARPTVLGLARIVVSLLFACHGAATLFGVLGGAYGKAPQVGEWPGWWAALIQLVGGALVLVGLAVRPAALLCSGSMAYAYFSVHQENALWPIQNGGEASVMFCWAFLLFAVVGPGGLALGVLLRRPARPQPATA; encoded by the coding sequence ATGTCCGAAGAGCTCTCCCGGCTCGCCGAGCGCGCCCGTCCCACCGTCCTCGGCCTGGCCCGGATCGTGGTGTCGCTGCTGTTCGCCTGCCACGGGGCGGCGACCCTGTTCGGCGTCCTGGGCGGAGCGTACGGCAAGGCGCCGCAGGTCGGCGAGTGGCCCGGCTGGTGGGCGGCGCTGATCCAGCTGGTGGGCGGCGCCCTGGTGCTGGTCGGGCTGGCCGTGCGGCCGGCGGCGCTGCTGTGCTCGGGGTCGATGGCGTACGCGTACTTCAGCGTGCACCAGGAGAACGCGCTGTGGCCGATCCAGAACGGGGGCGAGGCGTCCGTGATGTTCTGCTGGGCGTTCCTGCTGTTCGCCGTGGTCGGACCGGGCGGACTCGCCCTGGGCGTGCTGCTCCGGCGGCCGGCCCGGCCGCAGCCCGCCACCGCCTGA
- a CDS encoding phosphatase PAP2 family protein, with product MHVRTEPAGPRKGTAARPPLVRELLLVLGLFLVYKFGRRLAIGHTTAAFHNADRVWGLERAVHLPGEGGVQSLLLHSGAVVHLANTYYATVHFPATVLFLVWLYVRRPAHYLWSRRVLAAVTSVALVLPFAFPLAPPRMLESTGLQDTARLYGPSVYGPPDADHLSNQFAAMPSLHFGWALMVAIGLIAATRSRWRWLWLLHPLITLTVIVGTANHYWLDSIAATALFLLAFTFIRAPDRAGRPRAGRPRCGRRRALAPSPG from the coding sequence GTGCACGTCCGAACGGAGCCGGCCGGACCCCGGAAGGGGACGGCGGCCCGGCCGCCGCTGGTGCGGGAACTGCTGCTGGTGCTGGGGCTGTTCCTGGTCTACAAATTCGGCCGCCGACTGGCCATCGGCCACACCACCGCTGCCTTCCACAACGCCGACCGGGTCTGGGGCCTGGAACGGGCCGTCCACCTCCCCGGCGAGGGCGGCGTGCAGTCGCTGCTGCTGCACAGCGGCGCGGTGGTGCACCTGGCGAACACCTACTACGCGACGGTGCACTTCCCCGCGACGGTGCTCTTCCTGGTCTGGCTGTACGTCCGCCGCCCCGCGCACTACCTGTGGTCGCGCCGGGTGCTGGCCGCCGTCACCTCGGTCGCGCTGGTGCTGCCGTTCGCCTTCCCGCTGGCCCCGCCGCGGATGCTGGAGTCCACCGGGCTCCAGGACACCGCCCGGCTCTACGGCCCCTCGGTGTACGGCCCGCCCGACGCCGACCACCTCTCCAACCAGTTCGCCGCGATGCCCTCGCTGCACTTCGGCTGGGCGCTGATGGTGGCGATCGGCCTGATCGCCGCCACCCGCTCGCGCTGGCGCTGGCTGTGGCTGCTGCACCCGCTGATCACCCTGACGGTGATAGTCGGCACGGCCAACCACTACTGGCTGGACTCGATCGCCGCGACCGCGCTGTTCCTGCTCGCCTTCACCTTCATCCGGGCCCCCGACCGGGCCGGCCGCCCGCGTGCCGGCCGCCCCCGGTGCGGCCGCCGGCGGGCACTGGCGCCCAGCCCCGGCTAA
- a CDS encoding JmjC domain-containing protein, translating into MLTELTGDADAFAKAVAEGIPQVFRPTGRPAGLPGVEELETVLNGGLLRVPYVEMVRDGAVVEPELFCATRTVAGRRESGWADPARISALLAEGATLLLPQLDQWHAGVRAMATDIALHLGRRTEAFCFTTGAGRRGLDVHRDDADVLVVQLAGAKDWTVHEPPADGHWRPGLAPAPGPVALRTALTPGEILYVPRGAPHTATGHRGLSVHLSFTIREATTGRLHAALGEFLTTPGLPTGDLPERPDTSEVLATAAEVLRLGRERLAALTPEELLQLARGPLPAGAAAAPGATSLAGAGLAGAGLLGVEWGMRDTA; encoded by the coding sequence GTGCTGACCGAGCTGACGGGCGACGCCGACGCGTTCGCCAAGGCCGTGGCGGAGGGCATCCCGCAGGTGTTCCGACCCACCGGGCGGCCCGCCGGACTGCCCGGGGTCGAGGAGTTGGAGACGGTACTGAACGGCGGCCTGCTGCGCGTCCCGTACGTGGAGATGGTGCGGGACGGCGCGGTCGTCGAGCCCGAACTCTTCTGCGCCACCCGCACGGTGGCCGGGCGGCGCGAGAGCGGCTGGGCGGACCCCGCCCGGATCTCCGCCCTGCTCGCCGAGGGCGCCACCCTGCTGCTGCCCCAACTCGACCAGTGGCACGCCGGGGTACGGGCCATGGCCACCGACATCGCCCTCCACCTGGGCCGTCGCACCGAGGCGTTCTGCTTCACCACGGGCGCGGGCCGCCGCGGCCTGGACGTGCACCGCGACGACGCGGACGTCCTGGTCGTCCAACTCGCCGGCGCGAAGGACTGGACCGTCCACGAGCCCCCCGCCGACGGCCACTGGCGCCCCGGCCTCGCCCCCGCCCCCGGACCGGTCGCCCTGCGCACGGCCCTCACCCCCGGCGAGATCCTCTACGTCCCGCGCGGCGCCCCGCACACGGCAACGGGCCACCGGGGCCTGTCGGTCCACCTGTCGTTCACCATCCGGGAGGCAACCACCGGACGCCTGCACGCCGCCCTCGGCGAATTCCTGACCACACCCGGCCTGCCGACCGGTGACCTGCCCGAACGCCCGGACACGAGCGAGGTACTGGCCACAGCCGCCGAGGTACTGCGACTCGGCCGCGAGCGCCTGGCCGCGCTGACCCCGGAGGAGCTGCTGCAGCTCGCCCGGGGGCCGCTGCCCGCCGGGGCGGCGGCTGCGCCGGGTGCGACGAGCCTGGCAGGGGCGGGGCTGGCGGGAGCGGGGCTGCTGGGGGTTGAGTGGGGCATGCGGGACACGGCATAG
- a CDS encoding GNAT family N-acetyltransferase → MTSSNPSGPDRTATPADLDAMVSTLTSAFFHDPLWGPAFPDPARRAEQAAVMWRLYAASALRYPWTRVTPGAEAVAVWIPPGGTELTAREAELLPGLLTEAAGEEAARAILAVYDQLEAAHPGVPCFYLTLLGVHRDHRGKGLGTALLARGLERIDALGAPAYLESSNPANLARYRSLGFVPRTEITTATGHVVTTMWRPAR, encoded by the coding sequence GTGACCAGCAGCAACCCGTCCGGCCCCGACCGGACCGCCACCCCCGCCGACCTCGACGCCATGGTCTCCACCCTGACCAGCGCGTTCTTCCACGACCCGCTCTGGGGCCCGGCCTTTCCCGACCCGGCCCGGCGCGCCGAGCAGGCCGCCGTGATGTGGCGGCTGTACGCGGCCTCCGCGCTGCGCTACCCCTGGACCCGGGTCACCCCCGGCGCGGAGGCCGTCGCCGTGTGGATCCCGCCGGGCGGCACCGAACTCACCGCCCGGGAGGCCGAGCTGCTGCCCGGGCTGCTCACCGAGGCGGCGGGGGAGGAGGCGGCCCGGGCGATCCTGGCCGTCTACGACCAGCTGGAAGCCGCCCACCCCGGCGTGCCCTGCTTCTACCTCACCCTGCTCGGCGTCCACCGCGACCACCGCGGCAAGGGCCTCGGCACGGCCCTGCTCGCCCGCGGCCTGGAGCGGATCGACGCCCTCGGCGCCCCGGCCTACCTGGAGTCCTCCAACCCGGCCAACCTGGCCCGCTACCGCAGCCTCGGCTTCGTCCCGCGCACGGAGATCACCACCGCCACCGGCCACGTCGTCACCACCATGTGGCGCCCGGCCCGCTGA